A genomic segment from Equus przewalskii isolate Varuska chromosome X, EquPr2, whole genome shotgun sequence encodes:
- the LOC139080889 gene encoding uncharacterized protein: MHICMEVDSRVSKNKEEPEEQIDGHLSVFFFPLFSPFSHVPIHRQSRGSRGGDRGSSDSGSCGGLEVPETLKQGSQPGARERSLEERVQGAARAGSCRRPFLAGPGPPLPAANGRAVTSPDLPVTARAPRPTGGRPDVARIPRRGLSTGRLESLGRRRAFAPRLAEPHRTGPAGGTSPHRTAPRRAELSRAEPSRAEPSRAGGSASHRAAQELGPSEENAQPTPRRRSRTARAQLLFSVSWVEHLLREGHYARRLSPSAPVFLAAVIQYLTAKVLELAGNEACKSGRRRITPELVDMAVHNNALLSGFFGATTISQVAPGRE; the protein is encoded by the exons ATGCATATATGCATGGAAGTTGACTCTCGGGTgtcaaaaaacaaagaggaacCTGAAGAGCagattgatgggcatttgagt gttttcttttttcctttattttctccgTTCTCTCATGTTCCAATCCATAGGCAATCCCGTGGCAGCAGGGGTGGTGACAGAGGCAGCAGTGACAGTGGCAGCTGCGGGGGCCTTGAGGTGCCTGAAACTCTGAAGCAAG GCTCCCAGCCAGGGGCAAGGGAACGCTCCCTCGAAGAGAGGGTCCAGGGCGCAGCGCGAGCAGGCTCGTGCCGGCGCCCGTTCTTGGCGGGCCCAGGCCCGCCACTTCCGGCGGCCAATGGGAGAGCGGTGACCTCACCGGATCTACCTGTCACGGCGCGTGCGCCCAGACcaactgggggccggcccgacGTCGCTAGGATACCGAGGAGGGGCCTGAGTACCGGCCGTCTTGAGAGCTTGGGGCGCCGCCGAGCCTTCGCACCTCGCCTCGCCGAACCTCACCGCACCGGTCCCGCCGGTGGCACCTCTCCTCACCGCACCGCACCGCGCCGAGCCGAGCTGAGCCGAGCCGAGCCGAGCCGAGCCGAGCCGAGCAGAGCCGGAGGCTCCGCATCCCACCGCGCCGCCCAAGAGCTAGGCCCGTCGGAGGAGAACGCGCAGCCCACGCCCA GGCGGCGCTCCCGCACCGCCCGAGCGCAGCTGTTGTTTTCCGTGAGCTGGGTGGAGCACCTCCTGCGGGAGGGCCACTACGCCCGGCGCCTGAGCCCCTCCGCCCCGGTCTTCCTGGCGGCCGTCATCCAGTACCTGACGGCCAAGGTCCTGGAGCTGGCGGGCAACGAGGCCTGCAAGAGCGGCAGGAGGCGCATCACCCCGGAGCTCGTGGACATGGCGGTCCACAACAACGCGCTGCTCAGCGGCTTCTTTGGCGCCACGACCATCTCCCAGGTGGCCCCGGGCCGGGAGTAG